A genomic window from Salvia hispanica cultivar TCC Black 2014 chromosome 5, UniMelb_Shisp_WGS_1.0, whole genome shotgun sequence includes:
- the LOC125191059 gene encoding transcription factor SPATULA-like isoform X1 has translation MPPIGNNLRRKRSEITILPSKMFFASECYGFESFDHNNVQHCTINHSIPPISEDQLRLWLQNAPQYYMEGDGGYDHLSNCQSRIGNPSENSSLDINLHGFDNSTLSSNTQTSTTSVRVSKVHGDERKEVADEETIRRKRPRSTEAHNLNERLRRRKINQKMATLQEMIPNSNKKDQASTIDDVIKYIKTLQHLVEMMSTETNHIMHQGIKTPTLTSFQQGGNGVWLGFPIGVYNPWFFQSSMGSLESQFEPMYANGISCFGFPPSTLPNDKSRQSYGASNYLNKV, from the exons ATGCCTCCGATTGGCAATAATCTTCGTCGAAAACGTTCCGAAATTACTATTTTACCCTCGAAAATGTTCTTCGCGTCAGAATGTTATGGTTTCGAGTCTTTCGACCATAATAATGTGCAACATTGCACAATCAATCATAGCATCCCTCCAATTTCTGAagatcaattgagattatgGCTTCAAAATGCACCACAATATTATATGGAAGGTGATGGAGGCTATGATCATCTCTCAAATTGTCAATCAAGAATTGGAAATCCAAGTGAAAATTCAAGTTTGGACATCAACTTGCATGGCTTTGACAATAGTACCCTCTCTAGCAACACACAGACCAGCACTACTAGCGTACGAGTGAGCAAAGTTCAT GGAGATGAACGGAAGGAGGTGGCCGACGAAGAAACAATACGGCGTAAGAGACCACGTTCAACCGAAGCACATAACCTAAATGAGAGG TTGCGGAGgagaaaaattaatcaaaaaatgGCAACTCTCCAAGAAATGATTCCCAACTCCAATAAG AAGGACCAAGCGTCAACCATAGATGATGTGATCAAGTACATAAAAACGTTACAACATCTAGTTGAG ATGATGTCGACCGAAACTAATCATATTATGCATCAAGGGATCAAGACTCCAACCCTAACTTCGTTCCAACAAGGAGGGAATGGGGTGTGGCTTGGTTTTCCCATTGGAGTATATAATCCATGGTTTTTTCAATCATCAATGGGTAGTTTGGAATCACAATTCGAACCAATGTATGCTAATGGAATTTCATGTTTTGGATTCCCACCATCAACTCTTCCAAATGACAAGTCCAGACAATCATATGGTGCTTCTAATTACCTAAATAAAGTTTAG
- the LOC125191059 gene encoding transcription factor BEE 1-like isoform X2, with the protein MPPIGNNLRRKRSEITILPSKMFFASECYGFESFDHNNVQHCTINHSIPPISEDQLRLWLQNAPQYYMEGDGGYDHLSNCQSRIGNPSENSSLDINLHGFDNSTLSSNTQTSTTSVRVSKVHGDERKEVADEETIRRKRPRSTEAHNLNERLRRRKINQKMATLQEMIPNSNKDQASTIDDVIKYIKTLQHLVEMMSTETNHIMHQGIKTPTLTSFQQGGNGVWLGFPIGVYNPWFFQSSMGSLESQFEPMYANGISCFGFPPSTLPNDKSRQSYGASNYLNKV; encoded by the exons ATGCCTCCGATTGGCAATAATCTTCGTCGAAAACGTTCCGAAATTACTATTTTACCCTCGAAAATGTTCTTCGCGTCAGAATGTTATGGTTTCGAGTCTTTCGACCATAATAATGTGCAACATTGCACAATCAATCATAGCATCCCTCCAATTTCTGAagatcaattgagattatgGCTTCAAAATGCACCACAATATTATATGGAAGGTGATGGAGGCTATGATCATCTCTCAAATTGTCAATCAAGAATTGGAAATCCAAGTGAAAATTCAAGTTTGGACATCAACTTGCATGGCTTTGACAATAGTACCCTCTCTAGCAACACACAGACCAGCACTACTAGCGTACGAGTGAGCAAAGTTCAT GGAGATGAACGGAAGGAGGTGGCCGACGAAGAAACAATACGGCGTAAGAGACCACGTTCAACCGAAGCACATAACCTAAATGAGAGG TTGCGGAGgagaaaaattaatcaaaaaatgGCAACTCTCCAAGAAATGATTCCCAACTCCAATAAG GACCAAGCGTCAACCATAGATGATGTGATCAAGTACATAAAAACGTTACAACATCTAGTTGAG ATGATGTCGACCGAAACTAATCATATTATGCATCAAGGGATCAAGACTCCAACCCTAACTTCGTTCCAACAAGGAGGGAATGGGGTGTGGCTTGGTTTTCCCATTGGAGTATATAATCCATGGTTTTTTCAATCATCAATGGGTAGTTTGGAATCACAATTCGAACCAATGTATGCTAATGGAATTTCATGTTTTGGATTCCCACCATCAACTCTTCCAAATGACAAGTCCAGACAATCATATGGTGCTTCTAATTACCTAAATAAAGTTTAG
- the LOC125190953 gene encoding transcription factor PIF5-like, which yields MSNEEQRSWHQNTPTSPIFYKGGDSNHYKFEGNGDTISKSFDEREEASSHGELEEDGVKGDSEMSNKIKKLKKTRSTQSHSHNERLRRERLRVKMKTLQELIPYCSKRDKLSTFDDAIKYIKTLQNQIQVMAIEGGYSTLNSTQTMVSSPALFPQTCPPGTETLYENETKMETPGFLAGFPNPYFLPVSGLPAPDGFSAIQSPLDFTSQMGIATPLCPTSHPLDFTSAVNTMSLHPTGLESHGSSPSS from the exons ATGAGCAATGAAGAGCAAAGATCATGGCATCAAAACACACCAACTTCTCCAATATTTTACAAAGGAGGAGATTCCAATCATTATAAGTTTGAAGGCAATGGAGATACCATTTCTAAAAGTTTCGATGAGAGAGAGGAAGCATCATCACATGGAGAG TTGGAGGAAGATGGTGTGAAGGGGGATTCTGAAATGagtaataaaatcaagaaactgAAGAAGACTCGTTCCACTCAGTCTCATAGCCACAATGAAAGG TTAAGAAGGGAGAGACTCAGGGTTAAGATGAAGACTCTTCAAGAACTCATTCCCTATTGCAGTAAG AGAGACAAACTGTCCACATTCGATGATgctataaaatacataaagacactacaaaatcaaattcag GTGATGGCAATTGAAGGGGGCTACTCCACATTGAATTCTACACAAACCATGGTTTCAAGCCCTGCACTATTCCCACAGACCTGCCCTCCTGGGACCGAAACGCTATACGAGAATGAgacgaaaatggaaacaccGGGGTTTCTGGCCGGATTTCCCAATCCATATTTCCTGCCAGTGTCCGGATTGCCTGCACCTGATGGATTCTCAGCAATTCAAAGCCCATTGGACTTCACTTCTCAGATGGGGATCGCAACGCCGTTGTGCCCCACTAGCCATCCATTGGACTTCACTTCTGCGGTGAACACAATGTCATTGCATCCCACCGGCTTAGAGTCTCATGGATCGAGCCCATCGTCATAA
- the LOC125190954 gene encoding cytochrome b-c1 complex subunit 7-like: MASTLSKWLVDPKRNPLAALHMKTIKTRLSRYGLRYDDLHDPMYDLDIKEALDRLPKQVVDARNQRLKRAMDLSMKHEYLPEDLQAMQTPFRPYLQEMLALVQRERAEREALGALPLYQRTLP, from the exons ATGGCGTCGACCTTGTCCAAATGGCTTGTAGATCCGAAGCGCAACCCCCTAGCTGCACTGCACATGAAAACCATAAAAACTCGCCTGAGCAGATACG GGCTACGGTATGACGATTTGCACGATCCAATGTACGACCTGGATATAAAGGAGGCGCTGGATCGGCTCCCGAAGCAGGTCGTGGACGCGAGGAATCAACGCCTCAAGCGCGCTATGGATCTCTCCATGAAGCACGAGTATCTCCCCGAAGATCTTCAG GCTATGCAAACTCCATTTAGGCCCTATCTACAGGAGATGCTGGCTCTT gtgcagagagagagagctgaGCGCGAAGCACTTGGTGCCTTGCCTCTCTATCAGCGCACACTTCCCTGA
- the LOC125186861 gene encoding potassium channel AKT1-like yields the protein MGPQKHRKNSWEAGMGSMSKIAEIESEIERASADDRSYHSVSSDILPALGVNLPWKPKLRSFVISSLDPRYRYWERFLIILVFYTAWVSPFEFSFTIEHNGPLGITDNVVNGFFAIDIVLTFFVAYLDKSTYVLVDDHKMIALRYAKTWLIFDVISTMPSQLAQKIMPNAYNYVSILRLWRLRRASAMFQRWEKDRNRNYYVVRIAKLTCVVLFEIHAAGCFFYLLADRHPDPTKTWIGAVNADFAQYSLFHRYVIAVYWSSITATTTGYGDYHAVNKEEMIFTIFYVFLNIGMNSYVIGNMTNLIVQATFKTKKFRESIETASSFAKRNRLPERLQEQMLAHLSLTYRTDSEGLQQQETLEALPKAIRASILHFLFYPLVEKVYLFQGVSKDLLFQLVSEMKGEYFPPREDIILQNEAPTDMYIMVTGAVELIKDKNGGKVVIEEQKGEIYGEVGVLCYRPHVCTVQTKRLSQLLRLSRSSLINMLQANLEDGTIIMNNLVEHLKQQNDPVMQEILADMEHMLAQGKVDMPLTLCFAAARQDDLLLQRLLKRGLDPNELDRDGRNALHLAASNGGKECVVLLLDNGADPNKRDSEGKVPLMDAILGKHEGVINVLVDNGAKLDSGDVGEFACHAAKIGDIELLKEITKFNGNVMSLSGSGTTALHTAIDQNKVDTVKFLIEIGADIDIPDSHGWTPRTLAHDKGREEIMALFDTIQHLKKTTSLPPLNREEAPYFKKHASESSLARVKDDEDRSSSPQTGASSSLPRYSVSDFQKSLAGIITSGGTPSHGGMILGTPPLISSPSKQIRVFVRRAGSGDDAEGGLVILPGSLNELMEWGYQKFGFLPTKILTEAGALIEDLAVIRDGDHLFLDS from the exons ATGGGGCCGCAAAAGCATCGCAAAAACAGCTGGGAGGCGGGGATGGGCTCGATGAGCAAAATCGCAGAGATTGAGAGCGAAATCGAGAGAGCTTCGGCCGATGATCGGAGCTACCACAGCGTTTCCAGCGACATCCTCCCCGCCCTCGGCGTCAATCTCCCATGGAAGCCCAAGCTCCGCTCCTTCGTCATCTCCTCGCTCGATCCGCGCTATAG ATATTGGGAGAGATTTCTGATCATACTAGTTTTCTACACAGCATGGGTGTCCCCTTTCGAATTCAGTTTCACTATAGAGCACAATGGGCCTTTGGGCATCACAGACAACGTTGTCAATGGATTCTTCGCCATTGACATCGTTCTAACATTCTTCGTGGCCTACCTTGACAAGTCAACGTACGTCCTAGTCGATGATCATAAGATGATTGCATTGAGATATGCCAAAACATGGCTCATCTTTGACGTGATCTCCACAATGCCCTCTCAGCTTGCTCAGAAAATCATGCCTAATGCGTATAACTATGTCAGTATACTTCGCCTCTGGCGTCTCAGACGAGCCAGTGCCATGTTTCAGAG ATGGGAGAAAGACAGGAACCGTAACTACTACGTTGTTCGGATTGCAAAGCTTACATGC GTAGTTCTCTTTGAGATTCATGCTGCTGGTTGCTTCTTCTATCTTCTTGCTGATAGACACCCTGATCCAACGAAGACGTGGATTGGAGCCGTGAATGCAGATTTCGCGCAGTATTCTTTGTTTCATCGGTATGTGATAGCAGTGTACTGGTCGAGCATCACTGCCACCACCACTGGCTACGGTGATTATCATGCTGTGAACAAAGAGGAGATGATCTTCACCATTTTCTATGTGTTTCTCAACATTGGGATGAACTCATACGTCATAGGAAACATGACCAACTTGATTGTTCAAGCAACGTTTAAAACTAAGAAGTTT AGAGAGTCGATTGAGACGGCCTCAAGCTTCGCAAAGAGGAACCGACTGCCCGAACGCTTGCAGGAACAGATGCTAGCGCACCTGAGCTTGACGTATAGAACTGATTCAGAAGGGCTGCAGCAGCAAGAAACTCTTGAGGCTCTCCCAAAGGCGATACGCGCGAGCATTTTGCATTTTCTGTTTTACCCCCTTGTTGAAAAGGTGTATCTGTTTCAAGGGGTGTCGAAAGATCTTCTCTTTCAGCTG GTCTCTGAGATGAAGGGCGAGTATTTTCCTCCCCGAGAAGATATAATATTGCAGAATGAGGCACCTACTGATATGTACATTATGGTTACTGGTGCAGTG GAGCTTATCAAAGACAAAAATGGAGGTAAAGTG GTGATTGAAGAGcaaaaaggggaaatttaTGGCGAAGTAGGCGTTCTCTGCTACCGGCCTCATGTCTGCACTGTACAAACGAAACGGCTGAGCCAGCTTCTCCGCTTGAGCCGTTCTTCACTCATCAATATGCTTCAAGCCAACCTTGAAGACGGGACTATAATCATGAACAATCTTGTTGAG CATCTGAAACAGCAGAATGATCCGGTGATGCAAGAGATCTTGGCTGACATGGAGCACATGCTAGCTCAAGGTAAAGTGGACATGCCTCTCACCTTATGTTTTGCAGCAGCAAGGCAGGACGACCTATTGCTGCAACGTTTGCTCAAACGAGGCTTGGACCCGAATGAGCTTGACAGAGATGGGCGCAACGCTTTG CATCTTGCAGCCTCAAATGGAGGCAAAGAGTGTGTGGTTCTTCTTTTGGATAATGGAGCAGATCCTAACAAAAGAG ATTCTGAAGGGAAAGTACCTCTGATGGATGCAATCTTGGGGAAGCATGAGGGTGTGATCAATGTGCTCGTTGACAATGGGGCGAAACTCGACTCGGGCGATGTAGGCGAGTTCGCTTGCCACGCTGCCAAGATAGGCGACATAGAGCTACTAAAAGAGATCACCAAGTTCAATGGGAATGTGATGTCCCTCAGCGGCAGTGGCACCACGGCCCTGCACACCGCGATAGACCAGAACAAGGTTGACACCGTCAAGTTCCTGATTGAGATAGGCGCGGACATAGATATCCCCGACTCCCACGGATGGACGCCACGCACCTTGGCTCACGACAAAGGCCGCGAGGAGATTATGGCATTGTTTGATACCATTCAACACCTTAAGAAGACCACGTCTCTCCCTCCTCTTAACAGAGAGGAGGCACCCTACTTTAAGAAGCATGCAAGTGAATCCTCGCTGGCTCGGGTCAAGGACGATGAAGACAGGAGCTCCTCGCCTCAGACAGGAGCCTCTTCGTCGCTCCCAAGATACAGTGTCAGCGACTTCCAGAAGTCGCTGGCGGGGATCATAACGAGTGGCGGTACACCTAGTCATG GAGGAATGATCCTCGGGACTCCTCCGCTTATCTCCTCGCCTTCCAAACAAATCAGAGTGTTTGTGAGGCGTGCAGGGAGTGGAGACGACGCTGAAGGTGGCCTCGTGATTTTGCCGGGATCTCTCAATGAGCTCATGGAATGGGGGTATCAGAAGTTTGGGTTCCTTCCTACAAAAATTCTTACAGAAGCTGGAGCCTTGATTGAAGACTTGGCTGTAATAAGAGATGGTGATCATCTGTTTTTGGATAGTTAG